Within the Solidesulfovibrio sp. genome, the region GGCAGCGAGGAGGATATGCGCGCCCTGGCCGACGAGATCGGCCTGGCGCCGGGCGCGCTGGTCTTCCTGGCCCGCGAGGCCCTGGCGGCCGTGTTGCGGGCCAGGGCCCGGACCCTGTCGCTTCTCGCCGACGACGCGCTGTGGCACAAGCCGACCTGCCCGGTCTGCGGCGGTCCGCCGGACTGCGGCATGCTCAAGGAGCAGCCGGAGCCCTCGGAATTTCTGATCGCGAAATCGGGACGACTGTTCCTGCACTGCTCGCTGTGCGGCCACCAGTGGCGCTTTCCCCGGCTCAAGTGCGTGGTCTGCGGCGAGGGGGAGCAGGAGCAGCTCGACGTGCTCTACCCGGCCGGCCGCGACCGGGAACGCATCCACGCCTGCCGCAGCTGCGGCCATTACCTGATCGTGCTCAACCGGGTGGAGAGTGTCCGGGACACGGACCTGGACGCGGCCCCGGCGGCCCTGATCCACCTCGACGCCGCCGCCCAGGCCCGGGGCTTTTCGCCGATTTGCGACACGCCCTGGAACAGGCTGGAATAATCCGCCGCCCCCGCTTCCCGTGGCCTCTTGCGGCCTCCCCGGGGAGGGCATAGATTGCGTCCGGATGCGCGGGCAACGCCGGGAGCCCCTCCTCCATCCGTCCGTCGCCACCTTCCGGGGCCGCGACACCGGAGGATCGGCCCGCCCGGGACCGCCTCCCGCGTCCCCTGAACGGCAGGGGACGCCACGGCAACCCAGCGAGGCAGGCGCATGCGCCCAACGATTGGCACTCCGGAAACGGCCCTGGCGGTTGTCGGCCTTCTTTTTCTCCTGGGCTGGGCGATTCCGGCCTGGGCCGTCGATACGGGCGCGATCGACGGCGCCCTCAAGGCCTGCCTGCAGGCCCACGAGGACACGGCCGGCATGGTGGAATGCCAGGCGAGCGCCATCAAGCAATGGGACGCGGCCCTCAACGCGGCCTACCAGGACCTCATGCGGACCCTTTCGGACCAGGGCCGCACGAACCTGCGGGAGGCCCAGCGCGACTGGATCAAATTCAAGGATGCGGAACTCACGTTCCTGCGCGGCGTCTTCCAGGAGGAAACGGGCACCATCTGGGCCATCGTCAGCGGCAGCCAGGTCATCGACCTGCTGCGGCAGCGCACGGTGCAGTTGCGCTGCCGGGCCAAGATGACGGACATGGCCGGCCCGCCCGACCCGGATTGCCCGTAAACCGAAGGCCCCGGCGGCGGCCGGCCGGCTTCAGTCCTCGCGCCGGCGCAGCAGGAACATGCCGTAGGTGGCCAGCAGGTTGGGAAAAAACTTCACCACCATGCCCTTTTCGTGGTGGTGGGGGGTGCTGATGGCCGTCTCCCGGGCGATGACGAAGCCTTCCTTGCGGCAGAAGCGGCGGAAATCGCGGATGGTGATGACGCGGATGTTGGGCGTGTCGTACCACTCGTAGGGCAGCTCCCGCGACACCGGCGCCCGGCCCCGGAAAAGCAGCTGGCCCCGGATGCGGTAGTAGGCGAAATTGGGAAAGCTCACGATGCCGCATGCGCCCACGCGCAGCATCTCGCGGATGAGCCTGGCCGGATCGTAGACCTGCTGCAACGTCTGGGACAGGATCACGTAGTCGAAGCTGCCGTCGGCGTAGTCCCGGATCTCCTCGTTGATGTCGCCGTGCAGGATGGACAGGCCCTTCTCGATCCCCCGCGTGACCTTGCCCTCCTCGGCCTCGATGCCCGTGCCGCGCACGTCCTTGTCCGCAGCCAGGGAGTGGAGCAAATCCCCCGAGCCGCAGCCGAGGTCGAGCACCTTGGACCCCGGCTCGATCCAGGACGCGATCACCGACAGGTCATAGCGCATGGCCGGCCTCCCTGGCCGCGTCGGCCGCCGCCCGGTCCAGGAAGCCCTCCAGCATGCCCGAAAGCCGGGCGTTGGGCAGCAAAAAGGCGTCGTGCCCCCACTTGGCCTCGATCTCGACGAAGCTCACGTCCAGGCCGTTTTTCTTCATGGCCTGCACCATGGCCCGGGACTGGTAGGTCGGGTAGAGCCAGTCCGAGGAGAACGAGGCCACCAGGAACCGGCAGCGGGCCTTGGCAAAGGCCGAAACGGCCGAGCCGCCGCCATGGGCCGCCTCCAGGTTGAAATAGTCCGCCGCCTTGGTCACGTAGAGGAAGGAATTGGCGTCGAAGCGGTCCACGAACTTCTGGCCCTGGTAGCGCAGGTAGGACTCCACCTGGAAGTCGGCCTCCTCGAAGGTAAACGAGATCTCGCAGCGGTCCTGGAGGCGGCGGTCGAACTTCTGCTGCATGGATTCGTCGGACAGGTAGGTGATGTGCCCGATCATGCGGGCCACGGCCAGGCCGTGGCCGGGCTTGTCGCCGTCGTAGTAGTCGCCGCAGTTCCATTTGGGATCGGCCATGATGGCTTGCCGGGCCACCTCGTTAAACGCGATGGCCAGGGCCGAATGCTTGGTGGTGGTGGCCAGGGGCACGGCCGTGCGCACCATGTCCGGGTAGCGCACGGCCCATTCCAGGACCTGCATGCCGCCCATGGAGCCGCCGATGGCGCACAGGAGCTTGGTGATGCCCAGGTGCTCCACCAGCCGCTTTTGCGCCCGCACCATGTCGGCGATGGTGATGACCGGGAAGGTGGAGCCGTAGGGGCGGCCCGTGGCCGGGTCCAGGGACGAAGGGCCGGTGGAGCCCATGCAGCCGCCGATGACGTTGGAGCAGATGACGCAGTACTTGTCGGTGTCGAGGGGCTTGCCCGGGCCGATCATGATGTCCCACCAGCCGGGCTTGGGGTCGGCCTTGTCGTAATAGCCGGCGGCGTGGGAATCGCCGGTCAGGGCGTGGAGCACGAGCACGGCGTTGGACGCGGTGGCGTCGAGCCGGCCGTAGGTCTCGTAGGCCAGGGTCACGGGCCCCAGGGCGCGGCCCGATTCCACGGTCAACACGTCCGGGGGCGCGGCGAAGGTGAAAAACCGTTTCTCCACCTGGCCGACGCTCGTCCCGGTCTGGGCATGTTCCACGTATTCGCTCATGGGGGCCTCTGGAGTGGTCTCCTACCAGGAAGGTGGGAGAAGCGCCAGTGCGGCCGTTTCGGCCTGGCGGCGGCCCGCCTTTGACATTCCCGGCCCCGACGGGCAGGATCGCCGCTACGGGAGGGGGCATGACCTTCACGGAACGTCGCGCGGAAAAACGGGTGCGCCCGCCACGGGACGCGGTCCTGGATTTCGCCCTCTGGCCGGCCGAGGCGAATCCCCCCATGCGGCTGCCCCTGGCGGCGCTGGGTCCGCCGTCGGCCCGCCACCGGCCCGGGCAGCGCCTGGAACTGGTGGACGTGGCCAGCCTGGGGATCGGGCTGCGGCTTTTCGCCGAACCGTCCGTGCTGGCCGGGCTGGCGGCCGGGCCGGCGCTTTTCGTCTACCTCAGGCTGCACGCCTATGCGCCCCTGGACGCGGCCGGCCCCTTGAGCCTTTTCGTGCACGCCGCCACCGTGCGGGCCGATGCCGGGCAAGGAGAGACGCGGTTCGGGCTGCGCATCCTGCATCTGGGACGCGGCTCGACCTTCGAGAAGGCCATCGAGCTCCTCGACGTCAGCCGCTTCGGCGTCAGGGAGCTGGCGGCCTGGATCGACGCCGTGGACAGGCACGGCCATCGCCGGGAAACCGGGATGGCCGAGGGACTGGACATCGAGGCGCTGCTGGCCGAGCCCGACCTGGCCGACCAGGGCTGCCCGACAGGAGAAGGAAACGGCGCATGATCGCCCTGGCCGGCATGTTGGTGGTCCTCGTTTCGGTGTGTCTGGGGTATTACCTCGAAGGCGGGGTGTTCGCGGTCCTCGTCCAGCCCGCCGAATGGCTCATCATCTTCGGCGCGGCCCTGGGCTCCCTGCTCGTCGGCTCCACCCGCAACGCCCTGTTCCTGCTGGCGCGGGGCCTGCCGCGCGTGCTCACCCCGGCCCGCATCGGCCGGGAGGAATACCTGGAGACACTGGGGGCGCTGTCGCGGCTGTTGTCCAAGGCCCGGCGCGAGGGGCTCATGAGCGTGGAGGCCGACATCGAGCGGCCGCTTTCGAGCCCGGTCTTCACCATGGCCCGGCGGCTTTCCCGCGACAAGGAGGCCCTGGCGTTCATCTGCGACACCTTCCGGGTCTTCCTGGTCACCGGCGACGCCCAGGAGATCGAGCAGCTCATGGACATCGACATCCAGGCCATGCACCAGCAGGCGGCCAGCCCCGGCCACAACCTCGGCAAGGTGGCCGAGGCCCTGCCCGGGCTTGGCATCGTGGCCGCCGTGCTCGGCGTGGTGCTGACCATGGGCAAGATCACGGCCTCGCCCGAGGTGCTCGGCCACAGCATCGGCGCGGCGCTGGTCGGGACGTTCCTCGGCGTGCTGTTGTGCTACGGCTTCGTCGGCCCCCTGGCCACCAACCTGGAGAACCAGGCCATGGAGCGCCAGGCCTATTTCGCGGTCATCCGGGCGGTCATCGCCGGGGCGGCCCGCGGGGCCACGCCGTTTATCGCCGTGGAATACGGCCGCCGGGCCGTGCCCGAGGCCCTGCGCCCGACCTTCGCCGACCTCGAAGGCATGCTGCGCGGCTAGGCGCCCGGGCACACCATGCTGACCGCCAAGAAACGCCCCGCCCCGACCAAGCCGCCCAAGCCGGCCGCCTTCCCCAAAAGCCACGGCTCGAGCTGGAAAGTGGCCTATGCCGACTTCGTCACGGCCATGATGGCCTTTTTCCTGCTCATGTGGGTGCTCAACATGGTGCCGCCCAGCGTCCAAAAGCAGCTCGAGGACTATTTCAAGGCCACGCCCAAGCCGCCCCAGGGCGCCCTTTTTTCCCCGGAGAAAAACGAGCCCCAGCGCACCGCCCCCCTCAACCGCGACGAGGCCATGCGCTACGCCATCGCCGTGCGCTTCAAGAAGATCATCACCGAGGACCCCTACCTCAAGGAATCGAGCGGCATCAGCGCCGACGACGTGGGGGTGCTGCTGCGCATCCAAAACGGGGTGCTTTTCGCGCCCGGCTCGGCCGTGCTGACCGAGGAGGCCAAGCGCATCCTGGTCGATGCGGTCGATGTGCTCAAGACCTACAACGTGTCCCTGATCATCCGGGGCCACGCCGACGCCGAAGAGGCCGCCAAGGGGACCTTCGCCTCCAACTGGGAGCTGTCCGGGGCCAGGGCGGCGGCGGCGGCGCGCCAGATCATCGCCGCCGGCGGCATCGACCCGACCCGCCTGCGCGCCGTGGCCTACGGCGACTCCCGGCCGCTGGTGCCCAACCTCTCCCCCGAAGCCGCCGCCCGCAACCGCCGGGTGGAATTCTATTTCCACCGGCCCGAGGTGGTCAGCAGCCAGGTGTTGTACTGACCCGCCCTTCCGGGGTATGCCGGGCCAGCAGCAACGGAGGCATGCTCCCTATGTCCAAGCATTTCCTGGCCGCCCTATGCGCCGGCCTGGCCGGCCTGACCCTGGCCGCGACGGCCTACGCCGCCGACCCCCAGAAAAAGCCCGAGGATTTCCGCGACCTCAAATGGGGCGCCGCCCCGACGAGCCTGCCCGGGCTCAGCCAGATCGAGCGAGACGGCGACATCGTCCACTACGAGCGCACGGGCGAGAAAAAGGACCTCGGCGGCGTGTCCCTCAAGCACGTGACCTATTCCTTTTACAAAAACCAGTTCTACCACGCCGAGATCGACTACGAGGGCGCAAGCGCGGGGGCGGCCCTGCAGCAGAGCCTGGAGGCCAAGTACGGCCCCCCCGACGCCGTGCGCGAAAAGACCGACCCCTCGGGCAAGCCCTATGTGGTGGCCACCTGGAACTGGCCCGGCCACGCCTTCATCGGCAACCGCCACGACCAGGACGGCAGCCGGGGCCGGGTGTTCTACTTCTACGCCCCCATAACCGACGCCTCGGCCAAGGCCCAAGGCTTCGCCCCGCCGCCGGCCCCGGCCAAGACGGCCCCGGGCGACGGCGCCACCTACAAGGTCAAGAAGGGCGACAGCCTGGAGCGCATCGCCAAAAGCCTCGGCATCGGCGAGGAAGCGCTCGTCGCCGCCAACCCGGGCCTGACCGACAAGAACCTCAAGGCCGGCGCCACCCTCGCCGTGCCCGCCGCCCCGGGCAAAAGCCCGGACGCCACCTGGGGCAAACCCAGCCCCGCCCCGGCCGGTTCCGTCGTCACCTACACCGTCAGGGAGGGCGACATCCTGTCGAAAGTGGCCAACAGCCACGGCGCGCGCACCCGCGACGTCATCGGCGCCAATCCCGGCATCAACCCCGACGCCCTGCGCCCGGGCACGGTGCTCAAAATCCCCGTCAAGGGCGGCGACACCCCCACCGAGGTCGTGGCGCCCCCGGCGTCGGAGGGTCCGGCCGCGCCGTGATCGGACCTTCCTATGGATAGCCGTCTTTCCCATTTAACTTAGCGATTTGCCGGAACAATTGCAGCATGGTAAGCCTGTAGGGTCGCGGGATTTCCCAGGCGACCCTACGCCATGCGCCACATACGAAGCCTCCTGTCCTCGATCCGGACCTACCGGGCCGTCCGCGCCGTCCTGGCCGTGTCCTTCCTCGCGGCCGGCCTGCTCAAGCTGGCCGACGTCCGCGCCTTCGGCCTGACCATCAAAGCCTTCGCCATCCTGCCCACGGATCTGGTCACGCCCGTGGCCGTGGTCCTGCCGGTGCTGGAGGTCGTCGGCGGCGCGCTGCTGCTGGTGGACGCCCCCGGCGGCCTGGCCATCGTGGGCGGGCTGCTGGCCCTTTTTATCGCCGTGGTGGCCAACGCCATCCGCCAGGGCCTGGCCATCGACTGCGGCTGCTACGGCCCGGGTGATCCCGAGGGCGCGGTCTACCACGGTCTGTGGCCCACCCTGTGGCGCGATCTGGCGATGCTCGCCGGCGTGGCCTACTGCCTGCTGTGGCGCCGCGTTCGCGCCACCGCTCCCCCCAACCCCCAACCCGACAAGGAGCCTGCATGCGCGCCCTCAAACTGATGCCGACATTCGCCCTCCTGGCCGTCTTCTGCCTGCTGGCCGGCCCGGCCCTGGCCGACAAGTTCGAGGACGAAACCGCCAAGGAGAAGGAAGCCGTCAAGCTCGTGCGCGACACCCAGAAGGGCGGCTACGGCCTGGTGTCCACCGAGGAACTGAAAAAATGGCTCGACGAGGGCAAAAAGCTCGTCATCGTGGACACCATGCCCTTCGAGGACAGCTTCAAGAAGGAGCACAT harbors:
- the motA gene encoding flagellar motor stator protein MotA, with the protein product MIALAGMLVVLVSVCLGYYLEGGVFAVLVQPAEWLIIFGAALGSLLVGSTRNALFLLARGLPRVLTPARIGREEYLETLGALSRLLSKARREGLMSVEADIERPLSSPVFTMARRLSRDKEALAFICDTFRVFLVTGDAQEIEQLMDIDIQAMHQQAASPGHNLGKVAEALPGLGIVAAVLGVVLTMGKITASPEVLGHSIGAALVGTFLGVLLCYGFVGPLATNLENQAMERQAYFAVIRAVIAGAARGATPFIAVEYGRRAVPEALRPTFADLEGMLRG
- a CDS encoding homoserine O-acetyltransferase; the protein is MSEYVEHAQTGTSVGQVEKRFFTFAAPPDVLTVESGRALGPVTLAYETYGRLDATASNAVLVLHALTGDSHAAGYYDKADPKPGWWDIMIGPGKPLDTDKYCVICSNVIGGCMGSTGPSSLDPATGRPYGSTFPVITIADMVRAQKRLVEHLGITKLLCAIGGSMGGMQVLEWAVRYPDMVRTAVPLATTTKHSALAIAFNEVARQAIMADPKWNCGDYYDGDKPGHGLAVARMIGHITYLSDESMQQKFDRRLQDRCEISFTFEEADFQVESYLRYQGQKFVDRFDANSFLYVTKAADYFNLEAAHGGGSAVSAFAKARCRFLVASFSSDWLYPTYQSRAMVQAMKKNGLDVSFVEIEAKWGHDAFLLPNARLSGMLEGFLDRAAADAAREAGHAL
- a CDS encoding lysozyme inhibitor LprI family protein, whose product is MRPTIGTPETALAVVGLLFLLGWAIPAWAVDTGAIDGALKACLQAHEDTAGMVECQASAIKQWDAALNAAYQDLMRTLSDQGRTNLREAQRDWIKFKDAELTFLRGVFQEETGTIWAIVSGSQVIDLLRQRTVQLRCRAKMTDMAGPPDPDCP
- a CDS encoding LysM peptidoglycan-binding domain-containing protein → MSKHFLAALCAGLAGLTLAATAYAADPQKKPEDFRDLKWGAAPTSLPGLSQIERDGDIVHYERTGEKKDLGGVSLKHVTYSFYKNQFYHAEIDYEGASAGAALQQSLEAKYGPPDAVREKTDPSGKPYVVATWNWPGHAFIGNRHDQDGSRGRVFYFYAPITDASAKAQGFAPPPAPAKTAPGDGATYKVKKGDSLERIAKSLGIGEEALVAANPGLTDKNLKAGATLAVPAAPGKSPDATWGKPSPAPAGSVVTYTVREGDILSKVANSHGARTRDVIGANPGINPDALRPGTVLKIPVKGGDTPTEVVAPPASEGPAAP
- a CDS encoding MauE/DoxX family redox-associated membrane protein, with translation MRHIRSLLSSIRTYRAVRAVLAVSFLAAGLLKLADVRAFGLTIKAFAILPTDLVTPVAVVLPVLEVVGGALLLVDAPGGLAIVGGLLALFIAVVANAIRQGLAIDCGCYGPGDPEGAVYHGLWPTLWRDLAMLAGVAYCLLWRRVRATAPPNPQPDKEPACAPSN
- a CDS encoding flagellar motor protein MotB, with the protein product MLTAKKRPAPTKPPKPAAFPKSHGSSWKVAYADFVTAMMAFFLLMWVLNMVPPSVQKQLEDYFKATPKPPQGALFSPEKNEPQRTAPLNRDEAMRYAIAVRFKKIITEDPYLKESSGISADDVGVLLRIQNGVLFAPGSAVLTEEAKRILVDAVDVLKTYNVSLIIRGHADAEEAAKGTFASNWELSGARAAAAARQIIAAGGIDPTRLRAVAYGDSRPLVPNLSPEAAARNRRVEFYFHRPEVVSSQVLY
- the metW gene encoding methionine biosynthesis protein MetW; the protein is MRYDLSVIASWIEPGSKVLDLGCGSGDLLHSLAADKDVRGTGIEAEEGKVTRGIEKGLSILHGDINEEIRDYADGSFDYVILSQTLQQVYDPARLIREMLRVGACGIVSFPNFAYYRIRGQLLFRGRAPVSRELPYEWYDTPNIRVITIRDFRRFCRKEGFVIARETAISTPHHHEKGMVVKFFPNLLATYGMFLLRRRED
- a CDS encoding formate dehydrogenase accessory protein FdhE, with translation MRIPPNMSRARPDLPDLPPPAALSGIVDRFAALAGLRRKIAEALPGDAVGLAFDPDRFAAGTPLLAETPPAALAPEFLQAASLLLPELPDIFPALAGEAATLRQALAMRPRLAEPLTAVLAGGSEEDMRALADEIGLAPGALVFLAREALAAVLRARARTLSLLADDALWHKPTCPVCGGPPDCGMLKEQPEPSEFLIAKSGRLFLHCSLCGHQWRFPRLKCVVCGEGEQEQLDVLYPAGRDRERIHACRSCGHYLIVLNRVESVRDTDLDAAPAALIHLDAAAQARGFSPICDTPWNRLE